The following are encoded together in the Bradyrhizobium sp. CCGUVB1N3 genome:
- a CDS encoding tannase/feruloyl esterase family alpha/beta hydrolase: MGPNTGDVDHAKRGHAMRRASKAAASLTFCAIVLSVSGGSSAADEAFQGACASLSGRTIPARLIGLPSGEATVTSASFTPAAPAKAAAPATPDFCKVTGTIAPVDPAAQLINFQLNLPAAWNGKLLQYGGGGYNGTLVSGLAPLRDAAPDDVLPLTRGYATLGTDSGHQAASFAPDRIGQFGLNDEMLTNYGYASYKKVRDVAVALTGALYRKRPAKIYYFGGSEGGREGLTIAQRFPADYDGIVSVVPVVQLSMLFQSYIPNNVPQFKGGWLNPAKSETLAKFVANACDELDGLRDGIVGNYLACQPKVNVQALRCPQGADTGDDCLSDAQITAVQTVHASHPFPLAMANGITTYPQSLYGNETTPDPQRMTMTRWVMGTAAPTEQLDVATVSQQWLYGSNAVRFLLTRDEKFDVRTYRPEDFRARVEEVSKILDSTDPDLTAFFAHGGKLILRENMADLAQSPLAGINYFQSVVARLGGATVEASARLYVSPGSTHTGHGTSVLDGSAIPTMVDLLEPLDRWASDGVAPADALVQTSKEPAPPFALKAARPMCRYPNYPHYVGGDKAVAESYICKISTL; encoded by the coding sequence ATGGGACCAAACACAGGCGACGTCGACCATGCCAAGCGAGGCCATGCGATGCGCCGCGCGTCGAAAGCCGCAGCCAGCCTGACCTTCTGCGCGATCGTGTTGTCCGTGAGCGGCGGATCGTCGGCAGCGGACGAGGCGTTTCAAGGCGCCTGCGCGAGCCTTTCGGGACGAACGATCCCGGCTCGCCTGATCGGGTTGCCTAGCGGAGAGGCCACCGTCACGTCGGCAAGCTTCACGCCGGCAGCACCGGCCAAGGCGGCAGCTCCCGCGACGCCGGACTTCTGCAAGGTGACGGGCACCATTGCGCCGGTCGATCCGGCTGCGCAACTGATCAACTTTCAGCTCAACCTGCCCGCCGCGTGGAACGGCAAGCTCCTGCAATATGGCGGCGGCGGTTACAACGGCACCCTGGTGAGCGGCCTTGCGCCGCTGCGCGACGCGGCCCCCGACGATGTCCTGCCGCTGACGCGCGGCTATGCCACTCTCGGCACCGATTCCGGGCACCAGGCCGCGAGCTTTGCGCCCGATCGCATCGGTCAGTTCGGCCTCAACGACGAGATGCTGACCAATTACGGCTATGCCTCCTACAAGAAGGTGCGCGATGTCGCCGTCGCGCTGACCGGCGCGCTCTATCGGAAACGGCCCGCCAAAATCTATTATTTCGGCGGCTCAGAGGGCGGCCGCGAGGGTCTTACGATAGCCCAGCGTTTCCCGGCTGATTATGACGGGATCGTCAGCGTGGTGCCGGTGGTGCAGCTCTCGATGCTGTTCCAGTCCTACATCCCGAATAATGTGCCGCAATTCAAAGGCGGCTGGCTCAACCCAGCCAAGAGCGAGACGCTTGCAAAATTCGTCGCCAATGCCTGTGACGAACTCGACGGCTTGCGCGACGGCATCGTCGGCAACTATCTCGCCTGCCAGCCGAAGGTGAACGTGCAGGCGCTGCGCTGCCCGCAAGGCGCCGATACGGGCGATGACTGCCTGTCTGACGCGCAGATCACAGCGGTTCAGACCGTGCATGCATCGCATCCGTTTCCGCTTGCGATGGCGAACGGCATCACGACCTATCCGCAATCGCTTTACGGCAACGAGACCACACCGGACCCGCAGCGGATGACCATGACGCGTTGGGTCATGGGCACGGCGGCGCCGACCGAGCAACTCGATGTCGCCACGGTGTCGCAGCAATGGCTCTACGGCAGCAATGCCGTGCGCTTCCTCCTGACGCGTGACGAGAAGTTTGACGTGCGCACCTATCGTCCAGAAGACTTTCGGGCCCGCGTCGAGGAGGTGTCGAAGATCCTCGATTCCACCGATCCGGACCTGACGGCTTTCTTCGCCCATGGCGGCAAGCTGATCCTGCGCGAGAACATGGCCGACCTCGCCCAAAGCCCGCTCGCTGGAATCAACTATTTCCAGTCGGTCGTGGCGCGGCTTGGCGGGGCGACGGTCGAGGCTTCAGCACGGCTTTACGTCTCGCCCGGCTCGACACATACGGGACACGGCACAAGCGTGCTGGACGGCTCCGCGATCCCGACCATGGTCGACCTGCTCGAACCGCTCGACCGCTGGGCGAGCGATGGCGTCGCGCCGGCCGACGCACTGGTCCAGACGTCGAAGGAGCCTGCCCCGCCCTTCGCGCTGAAAGCCGCCCGGCCGATGTGCCGCTATCCGAACTACCCGCACTATGTCGGCGGCGACAAGGCGGTAGCCGAAAGCTACATCTGCAAGATATCGACGCTGTGA
- a CDS encoding S9 family peptidase, giving the protein MSPRPLIPRRKLFGNPTYVGAKLSPDGQLLSWLAPVDGVLNIWVSPVDNIAAGQPVTRTRGRPINWQDWSPDGRHIMFLNDENGDENLHLFVVDPYTLELRDLTPFANVRALPTYWSHVVPDKVVIGLNDRDVRWHDVFLLDLTTGERSLVWENRQEFDYVGLDWQLRPRHARSNAPDGGTRLWRIHDGKATHWRDVPFEAYASTRLWTFDASGNHLHMSSSLEHDKSALIRIDWSTGEERVLFRSDHADVTGAIFNARTFAPEAVCIDPGRQEWTALTPAVTSELDLIHAKLPGHAFHLESQSNDGRRWIVGSHAPEQPVTYHLLDRDKQSLTELFTARPELKPYRLAPMQAVQGKSRDGLTLVSYLTLPANIEGDRPPRPLPMVLIVHGGPWGRDIYGYRRDHQWLADRGYAVLSVNYRGSTGFGKAFVAASEKEHARKMHDDLIDMVDWAIAEGIAQKDKVAIFGVSYGGLASFIGATFTPEVFCCSVPVVGISNLQTLLESMPPYWAGFAEFMYRSYGDPRTEEGRKLLAERSPINKVDNIKKPMLIFHGANDVRCKVAESDTIAAAMQAKNIPVTYIVYPDEGHGFQKPPNQLSHLAIAEAFLARHLGGACEPVGHDFEGSSHEVRAGADILTDLGVA; this is encoded by the coding sequence ATGTCACCTCGTCCCCTGATCCCGCGCCGGAAGCTGTTCGGTAATCCAACCTACGTCGGCGCCAAGTTGTCGCCGGATGGTCAATTGCTGTCCTGGCTCGCCCCTGTCGACGGCGTCCTCAACATCTGGGTGTCGCCGGTCGACAACATTGCGGCAGGCCAGCCCGTGACGCGCACCAGGGGCAGGCCGATCAACTGGCAGGATTGGAGTCCGGACGGTCGCCACATCATGTTCCTCAACGACGAGAACGGTGACGAGAATTTGCACCTCTTCGTCGTCGATCCCTACACTCTGGAGCTCAGGGATCTCACGCCCTTCGCCAATGTCCGTGCGTTGCCGACCTACTGGTCGCACGTCGTCCCCGACAAGGTCGTGATCGGTCTGAACGATCGCGACGTGCGATGGCACGACGTCTTCCTGCTCGACCTCACAACCGGCGAACGCTCCCTGGTATGGGAAAATCGCCAGGAGTTCGACTACGTCGGGCTCGACTGGCAATTAAGGCCGCGCCACGCCCGCAGCAACGCGCCCGATGGTGGTACGCGGCTTTGGCGCATCCACGACGGGAAGGCGACGCATTGGCGCGACGTCCCGTTCGAGGCTTATGCGAGTACGCGGCTCTGGACGTTCGATGCTAGCGGCAACCACCTCCACATGAGCTCGAGCCTGGAGCATGACAAGTCGGCGCTGATCCGGATCGACTGGTCAACGGGGGAAGAGCGCGTCCTGTTCAGGAGCGACCACGCCGACGTGACCGGCGCCATCTTCAACGCCCGAACATTCGCGCCGGAAGCGGTTTGCATCGATCCCGGCCGGCAGGAATGGACGGCCTTGACGCCGGCAGTGACGAGCGAACTCGACCTGATCCATGCGAAGCTTCCCGGGCATGCATTTCACCTCGAGAGCCAGAGCAATGACGGTCGTCGGTGGATCGTGGGAAGTCATGCACCGGAGCAGCCGGTCACCTATCATCTCCTCGACCGCGACAAGCAGTCTCTCACCGAGCTGTTCACGGCGCGACCGGAGCTGAAGCCGTACCGCCTCGCGCCGATGCAGGCGGTGCAGGGCAAGTCGCGCGACGGCCTCACCCTGGTCTCATACCTAACTCTGCCGGCCAATATCGAGGGCGACCGCCCGCCCCGGCCGCTGCCGATGGTCCTCATCGTCCACGGTGGTCCCTGGGGCCGCGATATCTATGGCTATCGCCGCGATCATCAGTGGCTGGCCGATCGTGGCTACGCCGTCCTCTCGGTCAACTATCGGGGATCGACGGGCTTCGGCAAGGCGTTCGTCGCCGCCAGCGAAAAAGAGCATGCGCGAAAGATGCATGACGATCTCATCGACATGGTCGACTGGGCAATCGCGGAAGGCATCGCGCAAAAGGACAAGGTCGCGATCTTCGGAGTGTCCTACGGGGGCCTGGCCTCGTTCATCGGCGCGACCTTCACGCCGGAGGTGTTCTGTTGCTCGGTGCCGGTGGTCGGCATCTCCAACCTGCAAACGCTGCTGGAATCGATGCCGCCCTATTGGGCCGGTTTCGCGGAATTCATGTATCGCAGCTACGGAGATCCCCGCACCGAGGAAGGCCGCAAGCTGCTCGCCGAACGTTCACCGATCAACAAGGTCGACAACATCAAGAAGCCGATGCTGATCTTCCATGGTGCCAACGACGTGCGGTGCAAGGTGGCCGAAAGCGATACCATCGCCGCCGCCATGCAGGCCAAGAACATTCCGGTGACCTACATCGTCTATCCCGACGAGGGACACGGATTCCAGAAGCCTCCCAATCAGCTGTCCCACCTTGCAATTGCCGAGGCCTTTCTGGCGCGGCATCTCGGTGGCGCCTGCGAACCGGTCGGGCATGATTTTGAAGGCTCAAGTCACGAGGTTCGGGCCGGCGCCGATATTCTGACGGATTTGGGCGTCGCCTGA
- a CDS encoding 6-phosphofructokinase, producing MARKRIGILTGGGDVSGLNAVIKSVTYRGSENDIEVVGLRRGWEALTHLNLEDADSRSHYLMPLNRENTRTIDRRGGTVLHTSRTNPSKMQELPDHLVGSDLPASLSTKGTKTWDLTGQVLANLSGLGIEHLIAIGGDDTLSYAAKLSDLGVKIIAIPKTMDNDVRNTEYCIGFSTAITRASDAIQRQRTTVGSHERIGIFRVFGRDAGFTALYTAYATSIRCVIPEYKINLDKLIALLLEEKRANPSNYALIVLSEGAEWEGYKPQEYGEPDPYGHRKKANVAEALADEIKRRTGEQTMTSDLTYDLRSGDPDFIDKLVALTFGNMAFDAMLEGKTGLMSALVEGRYDLVPIPDVKLGPRKLDVASTYNTERYRPIYSSKRGLPIFLNRAS from the coding sequence TTGGCGAGAAAACGCATCGGCATTCTCACGGGTGGCGGCGACGTCTCCGGCCTCAACGCCGTCATCAAGAGCGTGACTTATCGCGGTAGCGAGAACGACATCGAGGTTGTCGGTCTCCGCCGAGGTTGGGAGGCTTTGACGCACCTCAACCTCGAGGATGCGGACAGCAGGTCCCACTACCTCATGCCCCTGAATCGCGAAAACACGCGCACCATCGATCGGCGCGGCGGCACAGTGCTGCACACGAGCCGCACCAATCCGTCAAAAATGCAAGAGCTGCCCGATCATCTCGTCGGCAGCGACCTTCCGGCTTCCCTGAGTACCAAGGGAACCAAGACGTGGGACCTCACCGGCCAGGTGCTGGCGAACCTTTCGGGACTCGGCATCGAGCATCTGATCGCCATTGGTGGCGACGACACGCTCAGTTATGCGGCCAAGCTCAGCGATCTCGGCGTCAAGATTATCGCCATCCCGAAGACGATGGACAACGACGTCCGCAACACCGAGTACTGCATCGGCTTCTCGACCGCGATCACCCGCGCCAGCGATGCCATCCAACGGCAGCGCACCACCGTCGGCTCGCACGAGCGGATAGGTATTTTTCGCGTCTTTGGCCGCGATGCCGGATTTACCGCGCTCTACACCGCGTACGCAACCTCGATACGGTGCGTCATCCCGGAGTACAAGATCAATCTCGACAAGCTGATCGCGTTGCTGCTCGAGGAGAAGCGGGCCAATCCAAGCAACTACGCGCTGATCGTGCTCAGCGAGGGCGCCGAGTGGGAAGGCTACAAGCCGCAGGAATATGGCGAGCCTGATCCCTACGGTCACCGCAAGAAGGCCAACGTGGCCGAAGCGCTCGCCGATGAGATCAAGCGGCGGACTGGCGAGCAGACGATGACCTCCGACCTCACCTACGACCTTCGGTCGGGGGATCCGGACTTTATCGACAAGCTCGTAGCCCTGACCTTCGGTAACATGGCGTTCGATGCAATGCTGGAAGGCAAGACCGGCCTGATGTCGGCGCTGGTGGAAGGCCGCTACGACCTCGTGCCGATCCCTGACGTCAAGCTCGGGCCGCGCAAGCTGGACGTCGCCAGCACATACAACACGGAGCGCTACCGTCCCATCTACTCCAGCAAGCGCGGTCTGCCGATCTTTCTCAACCGCGCGTCATAG
- a CDS encoding fructose-1,6-bisphosphatase produces the protein MLMRLTLSVIKADVGSVGGHTQPSSLMMATVIGEAAQAVDKGLLIDSFVCHTGDDIAIIMTHTKGEGSAAVHQFAWNTFLAATSVAKTSGLYGAGQDLLVDAPSGNIRGAGPAVAELSFNHSLSDSRPAESFMVFAADKCGPGAYNLPLYLAFADPMYCAGLMLPPMIKGFRFHVIDMDHTAGDSIIELDAPADGYHIAALLRDNERFGIDRIVSRTYDEVVVAVSAQRLHAIAGKYTGKDDPVAIVRNQGIFPAPEEIVSPFAKAHFVGGDARGSHVMPLMPVPLNTPVTGMYCLPIVSCAGFSIDKDGRFSESHTDFFDNPAWDEVRRRAQSKAIEMRSQGWSGAAMLPYSELEYGGFRDTVSGLLKRFRLREERKPEAAE, from the coding sequence ATGCTCATGAGACTCACTCTTTCGGTCATCAAGGCTGACGTTGGCTCTGTCGGCGGGCATACGCAACCGTCTTCCCTCATGATGGCGACCGTCATCGGCGAAGCCGCTCAGGCGGTCGACAAAGGCCTTCTGATCGACAGTTTCGTCTGCCATACCGGCGACGACATCGCGATCATCATGACGCACACAAAGGGTGAGGGGAGCGCCGCGGTCCATCAATTTGCATGGAATACGTTCCTTGCGGCTACGTCGGTCGCGAAAACCTCCGGGCTCTACGGCGCCGGCCAGGATCTTCTCGTCGACGCGCCTTCCGGAAACATTCGCGGCGCCGGACCGGCCGTCGCGGAGCTCAGCTTCAACCACAGCCTCTCGGATTCAAGGCCCGCGGAGTCCTTCATGGTGTTCGCCGCCGACAAATGCGGCCCCGGCGCGTACAACCTGCCGCTCTACCTCGCCTTCGCCGATCCCATGTATTGCGCCGGGCTGATGCTGCCCCCGATGATCAAAGGTTTCCGTTTCCATGTCATCGACATGGACCACACGGCAGGCGACAGCATCATCGAACTCGACGCCCCGGCGGACGGCTACCACATTGCCGCGCTCCTTCGCGACAATGAGCGCTTTGGGATCGATCGCATCGTTTCTCGAACATATGACGAGGTTGTCGTCGCTGTTTCGGCGCAGCGTCTTCACGCGATCGCGGGCAAGTACACCGGCAAGGACGATCCAGTCGCGATCGTCAGGAACCAGGGGATTTTCCCGGCGCCCGAAGAAATCGTCTCGCCGTTCGCCAAGGCGCATTTCGTAGGCGGCGATGCGCGAGGCTCGCACGTGATGCCGCTCATGCCGGTGCCGCTCAACACACCGGTGACGGGCATGTACTGCCTGCCGATCGTTTCCTGTGCCGGCTTTTCGATCGACAAGGACGGCCGATTCTCGGAGTCGCACACCGATTTCTTCGACAACCCGGCGTGGGACGAAGTCCGCCGGCGAGCCCAGAGCAAGGCAATCGAGATGCGCAGCCAGGGCTGGTCCGGTGCCGCGATGCTGCCCTATTCCGAGCTGGAGTATGGCGGCTTCCGCGATACCGTGTCTGGTTTGCTGAAGCGTTTTCGGCTGCGCGAGGAGCGCAAGCCGGAGGCGGCCGAGTAG
- a CDS encoding regulator → MSTLTGTAGKSEINKPEFKPALWTPGDWNAFFGFGTNILVNMLVLTGLLRFVLKMPDSLVFGRILPALGLMMCLSTFYYAFLAYRLAQKTGRSDVCALPSGVSVPHMFIVTFVIMLPITIKTGDPLKGWSAGLVWVFFQSFILMIGGFIAPFIRRITPRAALLGTLAGVSVTFISMRPALEMYMTPQIGLVCFAIILVSWFGGVKYPRGIPAGLVAIAVGMIIAWGSNLFGLGLGGLSVKGVGDAFANFGFSVPLPAVGYVFSGFEFLGVILVTAIPFGIYDLVEAMDNVESAEAAGDEYPTTRVLTADGVVSLIGCLMGNPFINAVYIGHPGWKAMGGRIGYSAATGVMVVVLSWFGIISVLLALVPVVAISPILLYIGMLIGAQAFQTTPVKHAPAIVLALTPHLAAWAKLQIDTMLSSTMTAAATVGGMAADKADAVKLAAIAALPQQGVFYHGLEVMGGGSILAGLILGAIGVFIIERDFEKASAFALVGAVLTYFGFMHGEAVGIGGGFGVTPAVALSYAVMAAGLFALGKLATGEHYAAHPEMSAAPAE, encoded by the coding sequence ATGAGCACATTGACAGGGACGGCCGGCAAATCTGAGATCAATAAGCCCGAATTCAAGCCCGCACTATGGACACCGGGCGACTGGAACGCGTTTTTCGGCTTCGGCACCAACATCCTCGTCAACATGCTGGTGCTCACGGGCCTGCTGCGCTTCGTGCTGAAGATGCCCGACAGCCTGGTGTTCGGCCGCATCCTGCCCGCGCTCGGGCTGATGATGTGTCTGTCGACCTTCTACTATGCCTTCCTCGCCTACCGCCTGGCGCAGAAGACCGGTCGCAGCGACGTCTGCGCACTGCCCTCGGGCGTCAGCGTGCCGCACATGTTCATCGTCACCTTCGTGATCATGCTGCCGATCACGATCAAGACCGGCGATCCCCTGAAGGGCTGGTCGGCTGGCCTCGTCTGGGTGTTCTTCCAGAGTTTCATCCTGATGATCGGCGGCTTCATCGCGCCGTTCATCCGCAGGATCACGCCGCGCGCGGCGCTGCTCGGCACGCTCGCGGGCGTTTCCGTCACCTTCATCTCGATGCGGCCGGCGCTAGAGATGTACATGACGCCGCAGATCGGTCTGGTCTGCTTCGCCATCATCCTGGTGAGCTGGTTCGGCGGCGTGAAATATCCGCGCGGCATTCCGGCCGGCCTCGTCGCGATCGCGGTCGGCATGATCATCGCCTGGGGCTCGAACCTGTTCGGGCTTGGTCTCGGCGGATTGAGCGTGAAGGGCGTCGGCGATGCCTTCGCGAATTTCGGCTTCTCGGTGCCGCTTCCCGCCGTGGGCTACGTGTTCTCCGGCTTCGAATTCCTCGGCGTGATCCTCGTCACCGCGATTCCCTTCGGCATCTATGACCTCGTCGAGGCCATGGACAATGTCGAGAGCGCGGAAGCCGCCGGAGACGAATATCCGACCACGCGCGTTCTCACTGCCGACGGCGTCGTCAGCCTGATCGGCTGCCTGATGGGCAATCCCTTCATCAACGCGGTCTATATCGGCCATCCCGGCTGGAAGGCGATGGGCGGCCGCATCGGCTATTCCGCCGCGACCGGCGTGATGGTCGTCGTGTTGTCCTGGTTCGGAATCATCTCGGTGCTGCTGGCGCTGGTGCCTGTCGTCGCGATCTCGCCGATCCTGCTCTATATCGGCATGCTGATCGGCGCGCAGGCGTTCCAGACGACGCCAGTCAAGCATGCGCCGGCGATCGTGCTGGCGCTGACGCCGCATCTGGCGGCCTGGGCAAAACTCCAGATCGACACGATGCTGTCTTCCACCATGACGGCGGCCGCGACCGTCGGCGGCATGGCCGCCGACAAGGCGGATGCCGTGAAGCTAGCTGCGATCGCCGCACTGCCGCAGCAAGGCGTGTTCTATCACGGCCTCGAGGTGATGGGCGGCGGCTCGATCCTCGCCGGCCTCATCCTCGGTGCGATCGGCGTCTTCATCATCGAGCGCGACTTCGAGAAGGCGTCAGCCTTCGCGCTGGTCGGCGCGGTCCTGACCTATTTCGGCTTCATGCATGGCGAGGCCGTCGGCATCGGCGGCGGCTTCGGCGTCACGCCGGCAGTCGCGCTCTCCTATGCCGTAATGGCGGCCGGCTTGTTCGCGCTCGGTAAGCTTGCGACCGGCGAGCACTACGCCGCGCATCCCGAAATGTCGGCGGCGCCGGCGGAGTAA
- a CDS encoding cysteine hydrolase family protein codes for MLNSAKPTLGVIDAEPEPIKLDWSTTALLIIDMQRDFMEPGGFGETLGNDVSQLARAVKPIGAVLAMARDSGMLVIHTREGHLPDLSDAPPAKVERGAPSLRIGDPGPMGRILIRGEAGHDIIPELYPLDSEIVIDKPGKGAFYATELSDVLEKYGIENLLVCGVTTEVCVNTTVREANDRGYRCVVISDGCASYFPEFHEMGLRMIKAQGGIFGWVASSAAVLEALKTSTT; via the coding sequence ATGTTGAACTCAGCGAAGCCGACACTTGGCGTCATCGATGCTGAGCCCGAGCCGATCAAGCTCGACTGGTCGACCACTGCGCTTCTCATCATCGACATGCAGCGCGACTTCATGGAGCCCGGCGGCTTCGGCGAGACGCTCGGCAACGACGTCAGCCAGCTCGCCCGTGCGGTGAAGCCGATCGGCGCCGTGCTGGCGATGGCGCGCGATAGCGGTATGCTGGTCATCCACACGCGTGAAGGCCATCTGCCCGATCTCTCCGACGCGCCGCCTGCGAAGGTCGAGCGCGGCGCGCCGAGCCTTCGCATCGGCGATCCCGGCCCGATGGGCCGCATCCTGATCCGCGGCGAGGCTGGCCACGACATCATCCCCGAGCTCTATCCGCTCGACAGCGAGATCGTCATCGACAAACCCGGCAAGGGCGCGTTCTACGCCACCGAGCTCAGCGACGTCCTGGAGAAATACGGCATCGAAAATCTCCTGGTGTGCGGCGTCACGACGGAGGTCTGTGTCAACACCACCGTGCGCGAAGCCAATGACCGCGGCTATCGCTGCGTCGTCATCTCGGACGGCTGCGCATCCTACTTCCCCGAGTTTCACGAGATGGGCCTGAGGATGATCAAGGCCCAGGGCGGAATCTTCGGCTGGGTCGCGAGCTCGGCCGCAGTACTGGAGGCGTTGAAGACTTCGACCACATAG